One genomic window of Paenibacillus xylanilyticus includes the following:
- a CDS encoding GH36-type glycosyl hydrolase domain-containing protein, translated as MNTMTRSQINIQAGELNFTFWESGDLFQAVSGQAMINQLMTSPVDGSMNNLYLRFHDESSIRYVPMLGIHSESQVHHDGDRLVWAGNAEGVTYQVVFAPSARGVWFWDVTVNGHGEKVDVIYGQDIGIADPGAVRSNEAYLSQYIDHAVFEDDKWGYVVASRQNQPQGGVFPYVQQGSLTRATGYSTDGFQFFGLSYKETNIPESLLKPSLANEVYQYEFAYTALQSETVVLNGEARFVFYGLFQANHAAAIKELEYKDVVEQAWNEYEAKSTGNGAAEASSANALPKVSLNPTLGEPLRTLAMSDDEVNALFPASTRQQEERANGELLAFFTDTYEHIVLKEKEMRVERPHGHILMSGNNVKLGENVITTTSYMYGIFNSHIVVGNTNFNKMMSNARSALNIAKSSGQRIYVEMDGIFHLLTMPSLFEMGFNYVRWYYKTDQDTLIVTNYTTLDTPEIRLHVKSEKGIAYRYLITNQITMNVNEYELPARVTEQNGELRIKANTDSLSAKEYPNLEYRMSVSGAGVKVGDETRLASGVNSGDGSIFTLQLGSTAEWTMTIQGLLEGESVVLSTRSFEEEVDAYRAFYAKVMNGFHLSRPGKPNAEELFKVNALAWWYTHNMLVHYSVPHGLEQYGGAAWGTRDVCQGPVEYFMATQKYEQVRDILKMVYSHQYEDDGNWPQWFMFDRYFKIQQEESHGDIIVWPLKVLSDYLIATKDYSILDEEVPYTVKHGFHFSEEKASVLEHAQKELEYIRSHFLHDTFLSSYGDGDWDDTLQPANAQLKQYMVSSWTVALTYQTLSQLSRALVPVKPELAAELSSMAAGVKKDFNKYMLDTDVIPGFVYMEDPEQAKRMLHPDDSETGIQYRLLPMTRSMIAELLEPEQAASHYRLIKEKLFCPDGVRLMNRPAQYDGGVSTHFKRAEQASNFGREVGLQYVHAHIRYIEAMAKLGNPEEVWNGLGIINPVGIQQVVPNADLRQSNAYFSSSDGKFNNRYDAQEQFDKLRTGEVQVKGGWRIYSSGPGIYMNQLISNALGIRQEEEDLVIDPILPASLDGLHFDFQYNGKNVTFVYHLGGETVQRVLLNGKELETTRLQQPYRQGGLRISRTTLEQGLAEGNVIEIYS; from the coding sequence ATGAATACGATGACTAGATCGCAAATCAACATTCAAGCTGGCGAGCTGAACTTCACATTCTGGGAGAGCGGTGATCTGTTCCAGGCAGTAAGTGGACAGGCCATGATCAATCAATTAATGACAAGCCCGGTAGACGGGTCCATGAATAATCTCTATTTGCGTTTTCATGACGAATCCAGTATTCGTTATGTCCCAATGCTCGGCATCCATTCCGAGAGCCAGGTTCATCACGACGGAGACCGACTGGTGTGGGCAGGAAATGCAGAAGGTGTGACTTATCAGGTTGTTTTTGCACCGTCAGCTCGGGGAGTCTGGTTCTGGGATGTAACGGTTAACGGCCACGGGGAAAAAGTGGATGTCATCTACGGCCAAGACATTGGCATAGCTGACCCCGGAGCGGTACGAAGCAATGAAGCCTATCTTTCGCAATATATCGATCATGCCGTATTTGAGGATGACAAATGGGGGTATGTCGTAGCATCCAGGCAAAATCAACCGCAGGGCGGGGTATTTCCTTATGTGCAGCAGGGATCTCTAACTCGTGCTACGGGGTATTCAACCGATGGATTCCAATTCTTTGGCTTAAGCTACAAGGAAACGAATATTCCGGAAAGCCTGCTTAAACCCTCGCTCGCAAATGAAGTATATCAATATGAATTTGCATATACAGCCCTTCAGTCAGAAACTGTGGTTTTGAATGGCGAAGCCCGCTTTGTATTCTATGGCCTGTTCCAGGCGAATCATGCGGCAGCCATTAAGGAACTGGAGTATAAGGATGTTGTGGAGCAAGCCTGGAACGAATATGAAGCGAAAAGTACAGGGAACGGAGCTGCTGAAGCTAGCTCTGCCAACGCTTTGCCTAAAGTTTCCTTGAACCCGACTCTGGGTGAGCCGCTTCGTACTTTGGCTATGTCTGATGACGAAGTGAATGCCCTTTTCCCGGCTTCAACCAGACAACAGGAAGAACGTGCCAATGGCGAACTGTTGGCATTTTTCACAGACACTTATGAGCATATCGTCCTCAAGGAAAAGGAAATGCGCGTGGAGCGTCCGCATGGTCATATTTTGATGAGCGGAAACAATGTGAAACTGGGCGAGAATGTAATTACGACGACTTCCTACATGTACGGTATTTTTAACTCACACATCGTTGTGGGCAATACGAACTTTAACAAAATGATGAGCAATGCCCGCAGTGCGCTGAATATCGCGAAATCCTCCGGTCAGCGGATCTACGTAGAGATGGACGGAATCTTCCATCTGCTCACCATGCCGTCTCTCTTCGAGATGGGCTTCAACTATGTGCGCTGGTATTACAAAACGGATCAGGACACGCTGATTGTCACGAACTATACAACACTGGATACTCCTGAAATACGTTTGCATGTGAAATCGGAAAAAGGAATCGCTTATCGCTACCTGATCACCAATCAGATCACCATGAATGTGAATGAGTATGAATTGCCTGCCCGTGTCACCGAACAGAACGGTGAACTTCGCATTAAGGCGAATACGGACAGCCTCAGCGCCAAGGAATACCCGAATCTGGAATATCGCATGTCTGTGAGCGGAGCGGGAGTCAAAGTTGGCGATGAGACCCGACTGGCGAGTGGTGTGAATTCGGGTGACGGATCCATTTTCACCTTGCAGCTGGGGAGTACGGCTGAATGGACAATGACCATTCAAGGCCTGCTTGAAGGAGAGAGTGTGGTGTTGTCTACACGCAGCTTCGAGGAGGAAGTCGATGCTTATCGTGCCTTTTATGCGAAAGTCATGAATGGGTTCCATCTGTCGCGTCCTGGGAAGCCGAATGCAGAAGAGCTGTTCAAGGTCAATGCGCTTGCATGGTGGTATACCCATAATATGCTGGTCCATTACTCCGTTCCGCACGGTTTGGAGCAATATGGCGGCGCAGCTTGGGGTACACGGGATGTATGTCAGGGGCCGGTCGAATACTTTATGGCTACGCAAAAATATGAACAGGTCCGCGATATTTTGAAAATGGTGTATTCGCACCAGTATGAGGATGACGGCAACTGGCCGCAATGGTTCATGTTTGACCGTTACTTCAAAATTCAGCAGGAAGAGAGCCATGGGGATATCATTGTATGGCCGCTTAAAGTACTGAGTGACTACCTGATTGCAACCAAGGATTACTCCATTCTGGATGAAGAGGTTCCTTACACCGTTAAACATGGTTTCCATTTTAGTGAAGAGAAAGCATCGGTGCTGGAACATGCGCAGAAAGAGCTCGAATATATCCGCAGCCACTTCCTGCACGATACATTCCTTTCCTCGTATGGTGATGGAGACTGGGATGATACACTTCAACCCGCGAATGCCCAACTGAAACAGTATATGGTCAGCAGCTGGACCGTTGCCCTTACGTATCAAACACTGAGCCAGCTATCCAGAGCACTTGTGCCTGTGAAGCCGGAACTAGCGGCAGAATTAAGCAGCATGGCTGCAGGGGTGAAAAAGGACTTCAACAAATATATGCTGGATACCGACGTTATTCCTGGTTTCGTATATATGGAAGATCCAGAGCAAGCCAAGCGGATGCTGCATCCGGATGACAGCGAGACTGGCATTCAGTACCGTCTGCTGCCGATGACACGCAGCATGATTGCGGAGCTTCTGGAGCCAGAACAAGCAGCGTCTCACTATCGTTTGATTAAGGAAAAATTGTTCTGCCCGGACGGCGTGCGGCTTATGAACCGCCCAGCCCAATACGATGGAGGGGTAAGCACTCATTTCAAACGTGCTGAACAGGCGTCCAACTTCGGTCGTGAAGTTGGTCTGCAATATGTGCATGCACATATTCGCTACATTGAAGCCATGGCGAAACTTGGTAATCCCGAGGAAGTATGGAACGGCCTTGGCATCATCAATCCTGTGGGTATTCAGCAAGTCGTGCCTAATGCGGATCTCCGCCAGAGCAATGCTTACTTCAGCAGTTCTGATGGTAAATTTAACAACCGCTACGATGCGCAGGAGCAGTTCGATAAGCTTCGCACAGGTGAGGTTCAGGTAAAAGGCGGCTGGAGAATCTATTCCAGCGGACCAGGGATTTACATGAACCAACTGATCTCGAACGCACTGGGCATTCGTCAAGAGGAAGAGGATCTCGTCATTGATCCCATCCTTCCGGCAAGTCTGGACGGCCTGCACTTTGATTTCCAATATAACGGAAAGAATGTGACCTTTGTCTATCATCTTGGTGGAGAAACGGTACAACGTGTGCTGCTGAACGGCAAGGAACTGGAGACGACGAGACTGCAGCAGCCTTATCGTCAGGGGGGACTGCGTATTTCGCGTACAACCCTTGAGCAAGGTCTGGCCGAAGGTAACGTGATCGAGATTTACAGCTAA
- a CDS encoding uroporphyrinogen-III C-methyltransferase — MKPSAQPSDIHHTRSAKGKAGSSVKLFLVMWIVLIALGVVGTYYYSNHLQKQMLSQIQAHNQQQIAALKADYENQLTTISKEVADLQGQVQSFNELLTFTKDNASDKTDNSNKLYTQLSEVKKQLETLQKKMDLLK; from the coding sequence ATGAAACCTTCTGCTCAACCTTCTGACATCCATCACACCCGGAGCGCCAAAGGCAAGGCCGGATCTTCAGTCAAGCTTTTTCTGGTCATGTGGATTGTTCTCATTGCACTGGGAGTTGTGGGAACCTACTACTATAGTAACCATCTTCAGAAGCAGATGCTTAGTCAGATTCAGGCCCATAATCAGCAGCAGATTGCCGCGCTAAAAGCGGACTATGAAAATCAGCTAACAACGATATCGAAGGAAGTAGCCGACCTGCAGGGACAAGTTCAATCCTTCAACGAGCTGCTGACGTTTACTAAGGATAATGCAAGCGACAAAACGGATAACAGCAATAAATTGTACACCCAGCTGAGCGAAGTCAAAAAGCAACTGGAAACCCTCCAGAAAAAGATGGACCTGCTCAAATGA
- a CDS encoding FMN-dependent NADH-azoreductase, producing the protein MLYSTRFQEKHSYILINGGTNMSNILFVKANDRPADQAVSVKLYDAFLSAYKESHPGDTITELDLYNTDIPYYGNTVITGGYKAANGIEATAEEQQAAALAAQLQDQFLAADKVVFAFPLWNFTVPAPLVNYISYLSQAGKMFKYTAEGPVGLVGDKKVALLNARGGVYSVEPMASAEMSVKYVTNVLNFWGIQNPELVIVEGHNASPDRSQEIVDAGLKLATEVAASF; encoded by the coding sequence ATGTTGTATTCAACGCGATTTCAGGAGAAACACTCATATATTTTAATTAACGGGGGAACGAACATGTCCAACATTCTATTTGTAAAAGCAAACGACCGTCCTGCGGATCAAGCAGTCAGCGTAAAATTGTACGATGCATTTCTGAGCGCATACAAAGAATCTCACCCAGGTGACACCATCACTGAGTTGGATCTCTACAATACAGATATCCCTTACTACGGTAACACTGTAATTACAGGTGGATATAAAGCAGCTAACGGTATCGAAGCAACTGCTGAAGAGCAGCAAGCTGCTGCACTCGCAGCACAATTGCAAGATCAATTCCTGGCAGCTGACAAAGTAGTATTTGCATTCCCACTGTGGAACTTCACTGTTCCTGCACCACTGGTAAACTACATTTCCTACCTGAGCCAAGCTGGCAAAATGTTCAAATACACAGCTGAAGGCCCTGTAGGTTTGGTTGGCGACAAAAAAGTGGCATTGCTGAATGCACGTGGCGGCGTATACTCCGTTGAGCCAATGGCATCTGCTGAAATGTCCGTAAAATATGTAACAAACGTACTGAACTTCTGGGGTATCCAAAACCCTGAGCTCGTTATCGTTGAAGGTCACAACGCTTCACCTGATCGTTCCCAAGAGATCGTGGATGCTGGCCTGAAATTGGCAACTGAAGTAGCAGCAAGCTTCTAA
- a CDS encoding PLP-dependent aminotransferase family protein — MKYFFASRTNRLLSSPLRDIREMSGRDYFISLAEELPAEELFPFKLLEEAAVSVFSSGPSALQYGEPGGYRPLREWLDTDWNIRKDIRTVPEQILLTTGTQQAIDLVMRLLLEPGDSVLVEHPTSPGCLEVLEMQGAKIVPVLGDSDGILPDLLEHHMQQLRPKLLFAAPSFSNPTGVLWSMERREAVLDLCSRYGVLLVEDDSYGELHFDGLETADFYRRFPSLFALDTADQGGHVLYIGSFSKTVAPALRTGWAAGHPALIQAMASVKRIADGQSSPMNQRLLYQLLAQSPFKWSDHLSMLNREYKIRLKLMLELLKRPGWKGVQYTIPKGGMYLWIQLPEGLDSGALLKVALSKGVSFLPGSLCSTGVQDHRHIRLNFSHPGRDELLLGMNLISEAISEFTARN; from the coding sequence ATGAAATATTTCTTCGCCTCCCGTACAAACAGGCTGTTGTCTTCACCACTCCGGGATATTCGTGAAATGTCTGGCCGGGATTATTTCATTTCTCTGGCCGAAGAGTTACCTGCAGAGGAATTATTTCCGTTCAAGCTGCTGGAAGAAGCAGCCGTATCTGTATTCAGTTCTGGGCCATCTGCTCTTCAGTATGGTGAGCCAGGAGGCTACAGGCCTCTGAGAGAGTGGCTGGACACCGACTGGAATATCCGAAAAGACATACGTACAGTGCCAGAACAGATTTTATTAACCACAGGAACCCAGCAGGCAATTGATTTGGTGATGCGTCTGCTGCTGGAGCCAGGGGATTCCGTATTGGTAGAACACCCTACCTCTCCGGGTTGTCTTGAAGTTTTGGAAATGCAAGGGGCCAAAATTGTGCCTGTCCTTGGCGATTCAGACGGCATATTGCCAGATCTATTGGAGCACCACATGCAGCAGCTTAGACCGAAGCTGCTTTTTGCTGCGCCAAGCTTCTCGAATCCGACGGGCGTGCTGTGGTCCATGGAACGGAGAGAGGCTGTGCTTGATCTGTGCTCTCGTTACGGGGTTTTGCTTGTTGAGGATGACTCGTATGGAGAGCTCCACTTCGACGGTCTGGAGACGGCAGACTTCTATCGCAGGTTTCCTTCGTTATTTGCGCTAGATACTGCTGATCAAGGCGGGCATGTACTATATATTGGTTCGTTCAGCAAAACGGTTGCACCTGCACTGCGCACGGGCTGGGCCGCAGGACATCCTGCCTTGATACAAGCCATGGCTTCAGTCAAGCGGATTGCAGATGGACAGTCCAGTCCAATGAATCAGCGGTTATTATATCAGCTGCTCGCCCAGTCTCCATTTAAATGGAGTGACCATCTCTCCATGCTAAACCGGGAGTACAAAATCAGACTGAAGCTGATGCTTGAGCTGCTCAAAAGGCCTGGATGGAAAGGGGTTCAATATACCATTCCCAAAGGAGGCATGTATCTGTGGATTCAACTTCCCGAGGGGTTGGATAGCGGAGCACTGCTCAAAGTGGCACTTTCCAAAGGTGTGTCCTTTCTGCCAGGTTCTCTCTGCTCCACGGGTGTCCAGGATCACCGCCACATTCGATTGAATTTCAGTCATCCTGGACGCGACGAGCTGCTGCTGGGCATGAACCTGATCAGTGAAGCCATCTCAGAATTCACTGCTCGCAATTAG
- a CDS encoding LacI family DNA-binding transcriptional regulator, which translates to MVSIKDIAKKAGVSISTVSYALNGSNKVTDETSSKILAIAKELNYVPNAAARTLKKRESKILGVFLTDFSGDVYGDLLSGMKTVCNAQGYDLIVCSGKQSHRMLPERMIDGAVILDHTFASEELLQYADRGHKIVVLDRELHHPNINQVLLDNKAGATLAMEHLIEQGHTKIYVVTGPEGSFDSAQRMKAVRQVTEREANVEWIEIVGDFEKSGGEQAAELIIQEYTRPAAVFCLNDEMAIGLCNRLAESELQIGRDIDVIGFDNIELSKYVQPRLVTIDYSKRKWGSLAAEQLIKIIAGEPVDHERIYVTLVEGGSVCRQVPEDIPLPIRHERVVSS; encoded by the coding sequence GTGGTCAGTATCAAGGATATCGCCAAAAAGGCGGGGGTTTCAATCTCCACCGTGTCTTATGCGCTGAATGGCAGCAATAAAGTGACAGATGAGACCAGCTCCAAAATTTTGGCCATTGCCAAAGAGCTGAACTATGTTCCGAACGCTGCCGCTCGTACGTTGAAGAAAAGGGAGTCCAAAATTCTTGGTGTATTTCTGACAGACTTTAGCGGAGATGTATACGGGGATTTGCTTAGTGGAATGAAGACAGTTTGCAACGCTCAGGGCTATGACTTGATTGTCTGCAGTGGCAAACAGTCCCACCGGATGCTTCCGGAGCGAATGATTGATGGGGCGGTTATACTCGATCATACGTTTGCCAGCGAGGAGCTGCTGCAATATGCCGATCGGGGACATAAAATTGTCGTTCTGGACCGAGAGCTTCATCATCCGAATATCAATCAGGTACTGCTGGATAACAAGGCAGGAGCTACACTGGCGATGGAACATCTGATCGAGCAGGGACATACGAAGATATATGTCGTAACTGGTCCGGAGGGTTCATTTGACTCGGCACAACGGATGAAAGCGGTAAGACAAGTAACCGAGCGGGAAGCAAATGTGGAATGGATCGAGATTGTAGGAGACTTTGAGAAAAGTGGCGGAGAGCAGGCCGCTGAGTTAATTATTCAAGAGTATACGAGACCGGCTGCGGTATTCTGTCTCAATGACGAGATGGCTATTGGTCTGTGTAATCGCTTGGCCGAAAGTGAGCTGCAGATTGGCCGGGATATTGATGTCATCGGTTTTGACAACATTGAACTGAGCAAATATGTTCAACCAAGGCTGGTCACCATTGACTATTCCAAAAGGAAATGGGGTTCCCTTGCAGCGGAGCAGTTAATCAAAATTATTGCCGGAGAACCGGTGGATCATGAACGAATCTACGTTACATTGGTGGAGGGTGGTTCAGTTTGCAGACAGGTTCCAGAAGATATCCCATTGCCTATTCGCCATGAACGGGTGGTTAGCTCTTGA
- a CDS encoding phosphodiester glycosidase family protein, with the protein MITPVKQVNRFFMLALAPFIGLIICLLLFRPPLEPGDLIHSGLSEETITPQTQAIRQELAGAKEAAVQTSSSIKRTTELYNRTTSTMSTIVQSASAQAARPETIYNQRISSKLGVPIERVNSDRLTIELYRVNPGTYKGYAMKVKLKNPTAMKMAMSSEPGKAETTMQAVKRNGAIAGINAGGFADSGGKRYPLSTTVMDGKYVNGFQASFKDLFFVGLNDTGKLVGGKFFDKNSLDRLKPQFGATFVPVLLQNGKKTAIPAKWKVSPKRAPRTVIGNYKDDQLLIIVVDGYNESGSSGATLEELQGRLYKLGVVDAYNLDGGGSSSLILNNRVVNNPSDGNLRPVPTHFLFYK; encoded by the coding sequence ATGATTACACCCGTAAAACAGGTTAATCGTTTTTTTATGCTTGCACTTGCTCCTTTTATTGGATTGATCATCTGTTTGCTGCTGTTTCGCCCCCCGCTTGAACCCGGGGATTTGATTCATTCCGGACTGTCAGAGGAAACGATTACTCCCCAGACCCAGGCTATACGCCAGGAGCTTGCTGGGGCCAAGGAAGCTGCCGTTCAAACTTCTTCTTCTATTAAAAGAACGACAGAGCTGTATAATCGTACGACCAGTACGATGTCTACCATTGTTCAATCGGCGTCGGCACAAGCCGCACGTCCGGAAACGATATACAACCAGCGTATTTCGTCCAAGCTCGGCGTTCCCATTGAACGGGTTAACAGTGACCGGCTTACAATTGAACTCTATCGAGTGAACCCTGGCACATATAAGGGTTACGCAATGAAAGTTAAACTGAAGAACCCTACGGCCATGAAAATGGCCATGAGCAGTGAACCTGGAAAGGCCGAGACAACCATGCAGGCCGTTAAGCGAAATGGCGCAATCGCCGGAATTAATGCAGGCGGATTCGCGGATAGCGGTGGCAAACGATACCCGCTCAGCACAACGGTCATGGACGGTAAATATGTGAACGGCTTCCAAGCCAGTTTCAAGGATCTGTTTTTTGTAGGACTTAACGATACGGGCAAACTGGTAGGCGGCAAATTTTTTGATAAAAACTCCCTGGACCGCCTCAAACCACAGTTCGGTGCAACTTTTGTACCTGTCCTGCTTCAGAATGGCAAGAAAACAGCCATTCCTGCTAAGTGGAAGGTTTCGCCCAAGAGGGCTCCACGTACCGTAATTGGCAATTACAAGGATGATCAGCTGCTTATTATCGTCGTGGATGGATATAACGAAAGCGGAAGCTCTGGTGCGACTCTAGAAGAGCTTCAGGGTCGTCTATACAAACTTGGCGTAGTGGATGCCTACAATCTGGATGGCGGCGGCTCCTCCTCGCTAATCCTGAACAATCGGGTTGTGAACAATCCATCAGACGGCAATCTCAGACCTGTACCTACTCACTTTTTATTTTACAAATGA
- the bglX gene encoding beta-glucosidase BglX — MNNEQLLDLVKQMTLEEKTAQLLQLTANFYEGTDAQGQITGPMEEMGITEQSVVASGSILGLSGAQAIIDVQQAYLKKSRLGIPLLFMADVVHGFKTIFPIPLAIGCSWDTDLAEKSAEIAARESAVSGLHVTFSPMVDLVRDPRWGRVMETTGEDPYLNSLFSAAFVRGYQGDSLKDDPDRLAACVKHFAAYGAAEGGRDYNTVDMSERNLREYYLPAYKAALDAGVEMVMASFNTVDGIPASGNEKLMRDILRDEWGFDGVLISDWASIREMIAHGAAEDDREAAYRAIRAGVDIEMMTPCYVNHLPELIQSGEVEEKLIDEAVLRILQLKEKLGLFDNPLRAADPEREREIVFSKEHRQVSYELATKSAVLLKNDNSVLPLQPEANIALIGPFAQSEDILGWWSCEGVKADAVKLGTALQDRLQHGQVHMAQGSGVHTITSEQIAEAMETASKADLIVLALGEDSEMSGEGGSRTDIRLPAAQLELIKQLKTTGKPIASVIFNGRPLDLHGVFEESDAVLEAWFPGSEGGAAIADVLTGVVNPSARLTMSFPQSVGQIPVYYNHFNTGRPLNPEKTEERYVSKYIDSPNDPLLPFGYGLSYTTFEYGDLEVSSQEMTADQPISIQIRVTNTGQRAGVETVQLYVRDVTGEVVRPMRELKGYTKLALEPGESGTATFTLNEEQLRYHHSDLSYRSDKGTFQIFVGPNSRDTLESTFKLV; from the coding sequence ATGAATAATGAGCAGTTGCTTGACCTGGTCAAACAGATGACGCTGGAGGAGAAAACGGCGCAGCTTCTTCAATTGACCGCCAATTTTTACGAAGGGACAGATGCCCAAGGCCAGATTACTGGACCGATGGAAGAAATGGGGATCACAGAGCAATCTGTCGTTGCCAGTGGCTCCATCCTGGGCTTGTCAGGCGCACAGGCCATTATTGATGTACAACAAGCCTATCTGAAAAAAAGCCGTCTCGGTATTCCGCTGTTGTTTATGGCGGATGTCGTGCATGGTTTTAAAACGATTTTCCCGATTCCACTGGCGATTGGGTGTTCATGGGATACGGATTTGGCTGAGAAAAGTGCAGAAATTGCTGCACGCGAATCCGCAGTATCCGGTTTGCATGTAACATTTTCCCCAATGGTGGATCTGGTACGTGACCCACGATGGGGCCGCGTGATGGAAACGACAGGCGAAGATCCGTACCTCAACAGCCTGTTTTCGGCGGCTTTTGTACGTGGGTATCAGGGCGACAGTTTGAAGGATGATCCAGATCGTCTCGCTGCTTGCGTTAAACACTTTGCAGCATATGGTGCTGCTGAAGGCGGACGTGACTATAACACGGTAGATATGTCCGAGCGCAATCTGCGTGAGTATTATTTGCCAGCATACAAAGCAGCCCTGGATGCAGGTGTCGAAATGGTGATGGCTTCGTTCAATACAGTCGATGGCATCCCAGCAAGCGGTAATGAAAAGTTGATGCGTGACATTTTACGTGACGAGTGGGGCTTCGATGGTGTATTGATCTCGGATTGGGCTTCCATCCGCGAGATGATTGCGCATGGTGCAGCTGAAGATGATCGTGAAGCGGCATACCGTGCCATTCGCGCAGGCGTGGATATCGAGATGATGACCCCTTGTTATGTTAATCATCTGCCTGAGCTGATCCAGAGCGGTGAAGTGGAAGAGAAGCTTATCGATGAAGCTGTACTCCGTATTCTGCAGCTCAAAGAAAAACTGGGATTGTTCGACAATCCACTCCGTGCCGCTGACCCGGAACGCGAGCGCGAGATTGTATTCTCGAAGGAACATCGTCAGGTATCCTACGAGCTGGCAACCAAATCGGCTGTTTTGCTGAAAAATGATAACAGTGTACTTCCGCTTCAGCCGGAAGCGAATATCGCATTGATCGGGCCTTTTGCCCAGAGTGAAGACATTCTCGGCTGGTGGTCTTGTGAAGGCGTGAAGGCGGATGCTGTCAAGCTGGGAACGGCACTGCAGGACCGTCTGCAGCATGGACAGGTTCACATGGCCCAAGGAAGTGGCGTTCATACGATTACCTCCGAACAAATCGCTGAAGCCATGGAAACGGCGAGCAAAGCAGACCTTATCGTTCTGGCTCTGGGTGAAGATTCTGAAATGAGCGGTGAAGGTGGTTCGCGTACCGATATTCGTCTGCCAGCAGCTCAGCTTGAACTCATCAAACAGTTGAAGACGACAGGTAAACCGATAGCTAGCGTGATTTTTAATGGTCGTCCTTTGGATCTGCACGGTGTGTTTGAAGAATCTGATGCCGTTCTTGAAGCGTGGTTCCCTGGTAGTGAAGGCGGAGCAGCAATTGCAGATGTTCTCACAGGCGTAGTGAATCCATCGGCACGTTTGACGATGTCATTCCCGCAGTCCGTCGGTCAGATCCCGGTGTATTATAACCACTTCAATACAGGACGCCCTCTGAACCCGGAGAAAACGGAAGAACGTTATGTTTCCAAGTACATTGATAGCCCGAACGATCCACTGCTTCCATTTGGTTATGGCTTGTCATATACCACATTCGAATATGGTGATCTGGAAGTGTCCAGCCAGGAGATGACTGCTGATCAACCGATCAGCATCCAGATTCGTGTAACGAATACCGGACAGCGCGCAGGTGTGGAGACGGTTCAGCTCTATGTGCGTGATGTAACAGGTGAGGTAGTACGTCCAATGCGTGAGCTGAAGGGCTATACGAAACTCGCACTTGAGCCTGGCGAGAGTGGTACGGCTACATTTACGTTAAATGAGGAACAACTTCGCTATCATCATTCCGATCTGTCTTATCGCAGTGACAAAGGCACATTCCAGATTTTTGTCGGTCCTAACAGCCGCGATACGCTGGAAAGCACGTTCAAGTTGGTTTAA
- a CDS encoding response regulator transcription factor, producing MKKVWQVVIVDIHPTSMLGTKLILEEQQDLLVRGMTSTGTEGLELVKIHQPDLILMDYRLPEGQADPYITQMKNASVHSHVIILTDEDNVKLFRHLMGLGASGMLSKQASPSQLIHLISGLREGCVSIPISWLTSTEWAQPTDSPGEEFLVELTETETFIMERIVQGVTYDKIASEINVSRRSIDNYLRKIYVKLDVSSRAQAIERYALYARQAKTLS from the coding sequence ATGAAAAAAGTATGGCAGGTGGTCATCGTAGATATCCACCCCACCAGCATGCTGGGTACCAAATTGATATTGGAAGAGCAGCAGGATTTACTTGTACGGGGAATGACCTCAACAGGTACAGAAGGACTAGAATTGGTGAAGATCCATCAACCCGATCTTATTCTAATGGACTATCGGCTTCCTGAAGGGCAAGCAGATCCATATATTACTCAGATGAAGAATGCATCCGTGCATAGTCATGTTATTATTTTGACCGATGAAGACAATGTGAAGTTGTTTCGTCATCTTATGGGTCTTGGTGCAAGCGGCATGCTGTCGAAGCAGGCTTCCCCTAGCCAGCTGATTCACCTTATCTCCGGGCTGCGGGAGGGATGCGTATCCATTCCAATTTCCTGGCTTACAAGTACGGAATGGGCTCAGCCGACTGACTCTCCAGGAGAAGAATTTCTGGTGGAACTGACAGAAACCGAAACTTTTATCATGGAAAGAATTGTTCAGGGCGTAACCTATGATAAAATAGCCAGTGAGATTAACGTCAGCCGACGTTCCATTGATAACTATCTGCGCAAAATCTATGTGAAGCTGGATGTAAGCAGCCGCGCACAAGCTATTGAACGCTATGCCTTATATGCGAGACAGGCCAAGACGCTATCCTGA